The Longimicrobium sp. genome contains a region encoding:
- the cax gene encoding calcium/proton exchanger: VLSAVGLVVPAVFHMLVGNTARAAERNLSFEISVVLMLTYVASLFFTLRTHRHLYMGDAGGAAELEPGHQHPPLGRSIGKLLIATVGVAVMAEFLVGAATHTAESLGWSEVFVGVIVVAIIGNAAEHSTAILMAAKNRMDAAINIAVGSSIQVALFVAPVLVFLSYFIGGKGLMDLIFTPLEVLAVVASAGIMAFCSNDGESHWMEGVQLLAVYIILGIAFFFLPVPEGAAAASAATGGH, encoded by the coding sequence GGTGCTGAGCGCGGTGGGGCTGGTGGTGCCGGCCGTCTTCCACATGCTGGTGGGGAACACGGCGCGCGCCGCCGAGCGCAACCTGTCGTTCGAGATCTCGGTGGTGCTGATGCTCACCTACGTGGCGTCGCTCTTCTTCACCCTGCGCACGCACCGCCACCTGTACATGGGTGACGCGGGCGGCGCGGCGGAGCTGGAGCCCGGGCACCAGCACCCGCCGCTTGGGCGCTCCATCGGCAAGCTCCTGATCGCCACCGTGGGCGTGGCCGTCATGGCCGAGTTCCTGGTGGGCGCGGCGACGCACACCGCCGAGTCGCTGGGGTGGAGCGAGGTGTTCGTGGGCGTGATCGTGGTCGCCATCATCGGCAACGCGGCCGAGCACTCCACCGCCATCCTCATGGCCGCCAAGAACCGGATGGACGCCGCGATCAACATCGCCGTCGGCTCGTCGATCCAGGTGGCGCTCTTCGTGGCCCCGGTGCTGGTCTTCCTCAGCTACTTCATCGGCGGCAAGGGTCTCATGGACCTGATCTTCACCCCGCTGGAGGTGCTGGCGGTGGTGGCGTCGGCCGGGATCATGGCCTTCTGCTCCAACGACGGCGAGAGCCACTGGATGGAGGGCGTGCAGCTCCTGGCCGTGTACATCATCCTGGGCATCGCCTTCTTCTTCCTCCCCGTCCCCGAAGGCGCCGCCGCAGCCTCCGCCGCGACCGGCGGCCACTGA
- a CDS encoding type II TA system antitoxin MqsA family protein yields MTERCHVCDSEAQMVREPREVLLGQRAVTVEGEFMRCSGCGETFFLPEQADALQRLAADQVRREDGLLATGEVKAFRERLRISQAEFEQLLGTGPKTVVRWERGTVTQSSTADTLMRVLMKHPDALHDLALERGVRIGTGYFGESVVGSGPVTP; encoded by the coding sequence ATGACCGAACGATGCCACGTTTGCGACAGTGAGGCGCAGATGGTCCGCGAGCCGCGCGAAGTCCTGCTCGGCCAGCGCGCGGTCACGGTGGAAGGCGAGTTCATGAGGTGCTCGGGGTGCGGGGAGACGTTCTTTCTCCCTGAGCAGGCGGACGCGCTGCAGCGGCTCGCGGCGGACCAGGTCAGGCGCGAAGACGGCCTCCTCGCTACCGGCGAGGTGAAAGCCTTTCGTGAACGCCTCCGGATCTCGCAGGCCGAATTCGAGCAGTTGCTCGGCACCGGGCCTAAGACGGTAGTACGGTGGGAGCGCGGCACCGTGACGCAGAGCTCGACTGCGGACACCCTGATGCGCGTCCTCATGAAGCATCCCGACGCTCTCCACGACCTCGCACTGGAGCGGGGGGTGAGGATCGGAACCGGGTACTTCGGGGAGAGCGTCGTGGGATCTGGGCCGGTCACGCCTTGA
- a CDS encoding type II toxin-antitoxin system MqsR family toxin, with amino-acid sequence MGSSRARSTHDLATIQYLVARMRYRVYEDPSEYTVLGLDQHDIREVVALLTPAHAQKTMPSSKSPGAMQDVYRVRYEGIPLYIKFDLSRDPRTGEPRLAIILSFKRDTSP; translated from the coding sequence ATGGGTTCTAGTCGTGCGAGATCCACTCACGACCTCGCGACGATTCAGTATCTGGTGGCGCGGATGCGTTACCGGGTTTATGAGGACCCATCCGAGTATACCGTACTCGGCCTGGATCAGCACGATATCCGCGAGGTGGTTGCGCTCCTGACCCCCGCGCACGCCCAGAAGACGATGCCAAGCAGCAAGTCGCCTGGCGCGATGCAGGACGTGTACAGGGTTCGGTACGAGGGCATTCCGTTGTACATCAAGTTCGACCTGAGCCGCGACCCTCGCACAGGCGAGCCTCGGCTCGCGATCATCCTCTCCTTCAAGCGAGATACGTCGCCATGA